In the genome of Pseudomonas sp. Teo4, the window GGCGAGATCTTCATGCGCGGCAACACGGTGATGAAGGGCTACCTGAAAAACCCTGAAGCCACCGCCGAGGCCTTCCGTGGTGGCTGGTTCCACACCGGCGACCTGGCGGTGTGGCACGCCGACGGCTACGTCGAGATCAAGGACCGGCTCAAGGACATCATCATCTCCGGCGGCGAAAACATCTCCACCATCGAAGTCGAAGACACCCTGTACAAGCACCCTGCCGTACTGGAAGCCGCCGTGGTGGCACGCCCGGACGAGAAATGGGGAGAAACGCCATGTGCCTTCGTGGCCCTCAAGCCCGGGCACGAGGCCACCCGCGAAAGCGAGATCACCAGTTGGTGCCGCGAGCACCTGGCCGGGTTCAAGGTGCCCAAGACCGTGGTGTTCGGCGAGTTGCCCAAGACATCGACCGGCAAGATTCAAAAGTACGTCCTGCGTGACCGGGCCAAGGGGCTGTGAGCCTGCCCAGCCACTGATGGCTGTCAGTTAGGCCGGTTGGGACCGCTTTGCGGTCCTTCGCAGGCTTCGCCAGCTCCCACGGGCGTGCATTTCTTGAAAGATGCGTGTCATTTGTGGGAGCTGGCGGAGCCTGCGATGGGCTGCAGAGCAGCCCTCATCAAATTAACTGACAGGCATTAGCCCTGCACCTTTCTTTCTTTTACCAGAGCGCTGCCATGACTGATTACAACGCCCCCTTGCGCGACATGCGCTTCGTCCTCGATGACGTGTTCGACGGCCCGGCCCTGTGGGCGCGCCTGCCGGCCCTGGCCGAGCGGGTAGACGCCGACACCGCCAATGCCATCCTCGAAGAAGCCGCCAAGGTCACCGGCCAACTGATCGCCCCGCTCAGCCGCACGGGCGACGAGCAAGGCGTGCAATTCGACGCAGGCCAGGTCACCACCCCGGACGGTTTCCGCGAGGCCTGGCGTACCTACCGCGAAGGGGGTTGGGTCGGCCTGGGCGGCAACCCCGAGTACGGCGGCATGGGCATGCCGAAAATGCTCGGCGTGTTGTTCGAAGAGATGCTCTATGCCGCCGACTGCAGCTTCAGCCTGTATTCGGCACTGAGCGCCGGCAGCTGCCTGGCACTCGACGCCCACGCCAGCGAAGAACTCAAGGCCACCTACCTGCCGCCGCTGTACGAAGGCCGCTGGGCGGGCACCATGTGCCTGACCGAACCCCACGCCGGCACCGACCTGGGCTTGATCCGCACCCGCGCCGAACCCCAGGCCGACGGCAGCTACCAGATCAGCGGCAGCAAGATCTTCATCACCGGTGGCGAGCAGGACCTGACCGAGAACATCATCCATCTGGTACTGGCCAAACTGCCGGACGCCCCTGCCGGGGCCAAGGGTATTTCGCTGTTCCTGGTGCCCAAGTTCCTGATCGAGGCTGACGGCAGCCTTGGCGCGCGCAATGCCGCGCACTGTGGCTCGATCGAGCACAAGATGGGCATCAAGGCCTCGGCCACTTGCGTGATGAACTTCGATGGCGCCACCGGCTACCTGGTGGGCGAGCCGAACAAGGGCCTGGCCGCCATGTTCACCATGATGAACTACGAGCGGTTGTCGATTGGCATCCAGGGCATCGGCTGCGCCGACGCGTCCTACCAGAGCGCTGCGCGGTATGCCAACGAGCGCCTGCAAAGCCGCGCCGCCACTGGCCCGCAGGCACAGGACAAAGCCGCCGACCCGATCATCCACCATGGTGACGTGCGGCGCATGTTGCTGACCATGCGCACCCTCACCGAAGGCGGGCGCGCCTTTGCCGTCTACGTCGGCCAGCAACTGGACCTGGCACGCTACGCCGAAGACGCCAACGAACGCGAACACGCCCAACGCCTGGTGGCGCTGCTCACGCCTGTGGCCAAGGCGTTCTTCACCGACAACGGCCTGGAAAGCTGCGTGCTTGGCCAGCAGGTATATGGCGGGCACGGTTACATCCGCGAGTGGGGGCAGGAGCAACGCGTGCGCGACGTGCGTATCGCCCAGATCTATGAAGGCACCAACGGTATCCAGGCCCTCGACCTGCTGGGACGCAAGGTGCTGGCCGACGGTGGCCAGGCCCTGGCCGGCTTCGCCCAGGAGGTGCGTGCGTTCAGTGTGACCGCGCCATTGCACCGCGAAGCCCTGCAGGCATCCCTCACACGCCTGGAGGCCACCAGCACGTGGCTGCGTGGGCAGGCCGGCGAGGAAGCCAACCTGGTCAGCGCCGTGGCCGTGGAGTACCTGCACCTGTTCGGCCTGACCGCCTATGCCTACATGTGGGCACGCATGGCAGCGGTGGCACAGGCCAAGGTTGATGAAGACCCAGCCTTCCACGACGCCAAGCTGGCCTGCGCCGACTTCTACTTCCAGCGCATCCTGCCACGCAGCCTGGCGCTTGAAGCGAGCATTCGCGCGGGCAGCGCCAGCCTCTATGGGTTGGCGCCCGAGCAGTTCTGATCAGCCTTGCGCCCCATCGTCCTGCGCGTCGATGGGGCGCGAAGCGTTCTCAAACGCTGAATATTCAGCACAAAACTGACAAAAAAACCGCACAACTGATAGTCATTCGCCATTACCTCGGTTCTCGGAAGCCCCTCGGCGGGGGTAGAATGCGCAAAACCCGGAGCCCCAATGAACCAAGACCCCCTGAATTCCGCCCCTGACGATGCCATTACCGATGCCGCCGCGCATTGGTGCATGCGCCTGCATGCCGATGACTGCACGCCGGCCGAGCGCGAGGCGTTCGCGCGCTGGCTGGCGGCCGATGCGCGGCATGCCGAGGAATATCAGGCAATGCTGGAAATCTGGGACACCGCCGACCTGCTGCCGCGCACCGCCACGGTGGTTGAGTTCAACCCTGCTCCGTCGCCCACCCGTCGCGCCTACCAGTGGCGCCCGCTCGCCTCTGCCGCGGCCATCGCCCTGGCGGTATTGCCGCTGGCGGGCTGGATCGGTTGGGAGCAAGGCTGGCTGCCCAACCAGTACCAGCATTTCGAAGCCAGCGACCGGATGCAGACCGTGCAACTGAGCGATGGCAGCCAGGTCGACCTCAACCTCAACACCGAGCTGACCTACCTCAACTATAAAGACCAGCGCCGGGTCAACCTGAAACGGGGCGAGGCGTTCTTCAAGGTCAAGCACGACAGCGCGCACCCGTTCATTGTCCACGCCGGCCGTGGCCAGACCCGGGTTACCGGCACCCAGTTCAACGTCTGGAAGTATCAGGACGAGGTCAAGGTCACGCTGGTGGAAGGTTCGGTGCTGGTCAGCAGCGACGGCAGCGACGGCGGCTACCGCCTCGGCCCTGGAATGCAAGCCAGCTACCACACTGGCGATTTCGAGCCGCAGCTGGTGCAAAGCAACGATTACGGCAATGCCCTGGCCTGGCGCAGCGGCAAGTTGATTCTGGACAACCTGAGCCTCGACCAGGCCCTACCGGTGATCAACCGCTACCTCGAGGCGCCGCTGCTGCTGGCCGACGCCAGCACTGGCCGGATTCGTATCAGCGGCATCTACAACACCCGCGAAGTCGGGCGGCTGGTAGACAACCTGCCCAAGGTGTTGCCGGTGTACCTGACCCGCAGCAAGGACGGCAGCACCGTCCTCAACCGCATTTCACCGCCCCCGAGCGAAGGCTGATTTACAACACCATTGCCGCCAGCCAGCCGAAGGCCAGCAGCGGCAGGTTGTAATGGATGAAGGTCGGCACCACGGTGTCCCAGATATGGTGATGCTGGCCGTCGACGTTCAGGCCCGAAGTCGGCCCCAAGGTCGAGTCCGAGGCTGGCGAACCTGCATCCCCCAGCGCACCGGCAGTGCCGACGATGCACACGGTGGCAACCGGGTCGAAGCCCAGTTGCACGCACAGCGGCACGAAGATCGCGGCCAGAATCGGCACCGTCGAGAACGACGAACCGATGCCCATGGTCACCAGCAAACCCACCAACAGCATCAGCAAGGCACCGATGCCTTTGCTGTGGTCAATCCATTGCGCCGAGGTCTCGACCAGGCTCTTGACCTCACCGGTGGCCTTCATCACTTCAGCGAAGCCCGAGGCGGCAATCATGATGAAGCCGATCATGGCCATCATCTTCATGCCTTCGGTGAACAGATCGTCGGTGTCTTTCCAGCGCACGATGCCCGACAGCGAAAAAATCAGGAAACCGACCATCGCGCCGATGATCATCGAGTCCAGCCACAGCTGAACAATGAACGCAGAGGCGATGGCCACGCCCGCCACCAGCAGTGTCAACGGGTTGTACTGCACACTGACCTGCTCGACCTGCTCGATGCGCGCCAGGTCATAGTCACGCCGCTTGCGGTAACTGAAGAACACCGCAATCAGCAGGCCGGCCAGCATGCCGGCGGCCGGGATGGC includes:
- a CDS encoding acyl-CoA dehydrogenase C-terminal domain-containing protein; protein product: MTDYNAPLRDMRFVLDDVFDGPALWARLPALAERVDADTANAILEEAAKVTGQLIAPLSRTGDEQGVQFDAGQVTTPDGFREAWRTYREGGWVGLGGNPEYGGMGMPKMLGVLFEEMLYAADCSFSLYSALSAGSCLALDAHASEELKATYLPPLYEGRWAGTMCLTEPHAGTDLGLIRTRAEPQADGSYQISGSKIFITGGEQDLTENIIHLVLAKLPDAPAGAKGISLFLVPKFLIEADGSLGARNAAHCGSIEHKMGIKASATCVMNFDGATGYLVGEPNKGLAAMFTMMNYERLSIGIQGIGCADASYQSAARYANERLQSRAATGPQAQDKAADPIIHHGDVRRMLLTMRTLTEGGRAFAVYVGQQLDLARYAEDANEREHAQRLVALLTPVAKAFFTDNGLESCVLGQQVYGGHGYIREWGQEQRVRDVRIAQIYEGTNGIQALDLLGRKVLADGGQALAGFAQEVRAFSVTAPLHREALQASLTRLEATSTWLRGQAGEEANLVSAVAVEYLHLFGLTAYAYMWARMAAVAQAKVDEDPAFHDAKLACADFYFQRILPRSLALEASIRAGSASLYGLAPEQF
- a CDS encoding Na+/H+ antiporter family protein translates to MNAVIAAVGIMLILSLSRVHVVIALIIGALAGGLFGGLGIEGTLKAFNGGLGGGATVALSYALLGAFAVAIAKSGLAHALADRALAMIDRQGHAEGGKMKWLLVGLMLVVAVSSQNILPIHIAFIPLLVPPLLYVLTRLRIDRRLIACVITFGLITPYMFLPVGFGNIFLNEILLANVARAGVDVTGINVTHAMAIPAAGMLAGLLIAVFFSYRKRRDYDLARIEQVEQVSVQYNPLTLLVAGVAIASAFIVQLWLDSMIIGAMVGFLIFSLSGIVRWKDTDDLFTEGMKMMAMIGFIMIAASGFAEVMKATGEVKSLVETSAQWIDHSKGIGALLMLLVGLLVTMGIGSSFSTVPILAAIFVPLCVQLGFDPVATVCIVGTAGALGDAGSPASDSTLGPTSGLNVDGQHHHIWDTVVPTFIHYNLPLLAFGWLAAMVL
- a CDS encoding FecR family protein — encoded protein: MNQDPLNSAPDDAITDAAAHWCMRLHADDCTPAEREAFARWLAADARHAEEYQAMLEIWDTADLLPRTATVVEFNPAPSPTRRAYQWRPLASAAAIALAVLPLAGWIGWEQGWLPNQYQHFEASDRMQTVQLSDGSQVDLNLNTELTYLNYKDQRRVNLKRGEAFFKVKHDSAHPFIVHAGRGQTRVTGTQFNVWKYQDEVKVTLVEGSVLVSSDGSDGGYRLGPGMQASYHTGDFEPQLVQSNDYGNALAWRSGKLILDNLSLDQALPVINRYLEAPLLLADASTGRIRISGIYNTREVGRLVDNLPKVLPVYLTRSKDGSTVLNRISPPPSEG